In Streptomyces violaceusniger Tu 4113, one DNA window encodes the following:
- a CDS encoding response regulator transcription factor has translation MRAVIAEDSVLLRIGLVKVLQMAGFEVTAEAADAEGLLTAVEEHRPDIAVVDVRMPPGFTDEGVRAALLIRRQWPDTAVLLLSQYVEERYAADLLTAHTSGIGYLLKQRVADVEEFIDAVRRVAGGGTVLDPQVVSQLLVRRHSDPLDRLTRREREVLELMAGGRSNAGIAGALVISESAVAKHINSIFVKLDLPVADADHRRVLAVLRFLGVG, from the coding sequence GTGCGTGCTGTGATCGCCGAGGACTCGGTTCTGCTGCGGATCGGCCTGGTCAAGGTGTTGCAGATGGCGGGCTTCGAGGTGACCGCGGAGGCGGCGGACGCGGAGGGCCTGCTGACGGCGGTGGAGGAGCACCGTCCGGACATCGCCGTGGTGGACGTGCGGATGCCGCCGGGCTTCACGGACGAGGGCGTCCGGGCGGCCCTGCTGATCCGGCGGCAGTGGCCGGACACGGCGGTGCTGCTGCTCTCGCAGTACGTGGAGGAGCGCTACGCGGCCGATCTGCTCACCGCGCACACGAGCGGGATCGGCTACCTGCTGAAGCAACGCGTCGCGGACGTGGAGGAGTTCATCGACGCGGTGCGGCGGGTGGCGGGCGGTGGCACCGTGCTGGACCCGCAGGTCGTCTCCCAGCTCCTCGTCCGCCGCCACAGCGACCCGCTGGACCGGCTGACGCGGCGGGAGCGGGAGGTGCTGGAGCTGATGGCGGGCGGGCGGTCGAACGCGGGGATCGCCGGGGCGCTGGTGATCAGCGAGAGCGCGGTGGCCAAGCACATCAACTCCATCTTCGTGAAGCTGGACCTGCCGGTCGCCGACGCGGACCACCGCCGGGTGCTGGCGGTGCTGCGGTTCCTGGGCGTGGGCTGA